One segment of Stomatobaculum sp. F0698 DNA contains the following:
- the rsgA gene encoding ribosome small subunit-dependent GTPase A yields the protein MRGKIIKGIAGFYLVDCDGEVLTCKARGLFRKQGEKPLVGDLAEVEAAQTSESEANIVALLPRRNRLIRPAVSNVDRALLVMAVRTPDPQFYLLDQYLVTMELQGIPAAILFTKEDLDGGELADYRRRYETAGYPVFSVCAENGSGIEELRGFLAGKTTVLAGPSGVGKSTLTNLLCPEAKMETGELSRKNARGKQTTRHTELFCLGENSYLLDTPGFTALEVKTDEAGLKQAFPEFRSLEGQCRFTGCNHRAEPNCAVKAAVERGDIAESRYESYRKMAEEIAERRKY from the coding sequence ATGCGGGGAAAAATCATCAAAGGCATTGCAGGCTTTTATCTGGTGGATTGCGACGGCGAGGTCCTGACCTGCAAGGCGCGGGGGCTTTTCCGGAAGCAGGGAGAAAAGCCCTTGGTCGGCGATCTCGCGGAAGTGGAGGCTGCGCAGACCAGCGAGTCGGAGGCAAATATCGTAGCTCTCTTGCCGCGGCGAAACCGCCTCATACGCCCGGCGGTCAGCAATGTGGACCGGGCACTGCTCGTCATGGCGGTGCGCACCCCGGACCCGCAGTTTTATCTGCTGGACCAATATTTGGTCACCATGGAACTACAGGGCATTCCTGCGGCAATTTTGTTTACCAAAGAGGATTTGGACGGCGGAGAACTCGCGGACTACCGCAGACGCTACGAAACGGCGGGATATCCCGTCTTTTCGGTCTGCGCCGAAAACGGCAGCGGCATTGAGGAACTGCGCGGTTTTCTTGCGGGAAAAACCACGGTGCTCGCGGGTCCGTCCGGTGTCGGGAAATCCACACTTACCAATCTGCTCTGCCCCGAAGCGAAAATGGAGACGGGAGAGCTGAGCCGCAAAAATGCGCGCGGCAAACAGACCACGCGTCACACGGAGCTGTTTTGTCTCGGCGAAAACAGTTATTTGCTCGACACGCCGGGCTTTACGGCCCTGGAAGTAAAGACAGACGAAGCGGGACTGAAACAGGCCTTTCCGGAATTTCGTTCCTTGGAAGGGCAGTGTCGGTTTACGGGCTGCAATCACCGCGCTGAGCCTAACTGTGCCGTCAAGGCGGCGGTGGAACGCGGAGACATCGCAGAGAGCCGCTATGAGAGCTATCGAAAGATGGCAGAAGAAATTGCGGAGAGGAGAAAGTATTGA
- the rpe gene encoding ribulose-phosphate 3-epimerase produces MNYRLTPSLLSADFTKLGSQIELLKSLGVRALHCDIMDGDFVPSISFGMPVLKSIRKRTDLYLDAHLMVTEPDRYIDAFVEAGADGITVHAEACRHLDRTVQHIKACGKKAAVALNPATPLVVLEDILPELDMVLIMSVNPGFGGQSYIPYCTDKIRRLRELADRKHPGLSIQVDGGVNRQTLDEVLEAGADDIVAGSAVFGGDIADNVAFFHEGFQRAAARQRK; encoded by the coding sequence ATGAATTATCGTTTGACGCCGTCGCTCCTGTCGGCCGATTTTACGAAACTCGGCAGTCAGATCGAGCTGCTCAAATCATTAGGGGTTCGCGCTTTGCACTGCGACATCATGGACGGGGATTTTGTGCCGAGCATTTCCTTCGGTATGCCGGTTCTCAAGTCCATTCGAAAGAGAACGGATCTCTATTTGGATGCGCACCTCATGGTGACGGAACCGGACCGTTATATCGACGCCTTTGTCGAAGCGGGCGCGGACGGCATTACGGTGCATGCGGAAGCCTGCCGCCATTTGGACCGCACGGTGCAGCACATCAAGGCCTGCGGCAAAAAAGCTGCGGTTGCCTTGAACCCGGCGACCCCACTCGTTGTGCTCGAGGACATACTCCCGGAGCTCGATATGGTGCTCATCATGTCGGTGAATCCGGGCTTCGGCGGGCAGAGCTACATTCCGTACTGCACGGATAAGATTCGCAGACTGCGAGAACTCGCAGATCGAAAACATCCGGGACTTTCGATTCAGGTGGACGGCGGTGTTAACCGACAGACCTTGGACGAAGTACTGGAGGCAGGCGCAGACGATATTGTCGCGGGTTCCGCGGTTTTCGGCGGGGATATCGCGGACAATGTTGCCTTTTTCCACGAGGGCTTTCAGCGCGCGGCGGCGCGGCAGCGAAAATGA
- a CDS encoding FAD:protein FMN transferase, with translation MKKKSLAALALVLALFLGILWHLHGTKESKKPLERSGFLFDTVIAVSLYDKQDEAVLDEAFQLLEQYEEIFSPTKSESELYRMNHRGSGVTTWKASPAMLDMVKLGLRYSELSDGAFDVTVLPLSSLWNFSGGEAKVPAEADIETAVSKVDYRHVRIDGDVIDFGDDFTQIDSGSTAKGYIADRLKDFLVEKGVKSAIINLGGNVLCIGEKAKGKPFQIAIRKPEEHSNEVVKILDIDGLSVVSSGVYERFFDLDGVHYHHILNPRTGYPYQNGLVSVTIVGPSSAECDALSTAVFSLGREEGMALLEKTEGYYGYIILEDGSILASAGAQPGKNP, from the coding sequence GTGAAAAAGAAATCCCTTGCGGCGCTGGCCCTTGTACTGGCGCTGTTCCTCGGAATTCTTTGGCACCTTCACGGGACAAAAGAGAGCAAAAAGCCGCTGGAGCGCAGCGGCTTTCTCTTTGATACCGTGATCGCGGTTTCGCTCTACGACAAGCAGGACGAGGCTGTGCTCGACGAGGCCTTTCAATTGCTGGAGCAATACGAGGAGATTTTTTCACCGACCAAGTCGGAGAGTGAGCTCTACCGTATGAATCATCGCGGGAGCGGTGTCACGACTTGGAAGGCGAGTCCCGCCATGCTTGATATGGTAAAACTGGGACTGCGTTACAGCGAGCTTTCCGACGGCGCTTTCGATGTCACGGTGCTCCCGCTGAGCTCCCTCTGGAATTTTTCCGGCGGTGAGGCAAAAGTTCCCGCGGAAGCGGATATTGAAACAGCGGTTTCAAAGGTGGACTACCGTCATGTTCGGATTGACGGCGATGTCATTGACTTTGGGGACGATTTTACACAGATTGACTCCGGTTCCACGGCAAAGGGCTATATCGCGGACCGCCTGAAGGACTTTCTGGTCGAGAAGGGTGTGAAGAGCGCCATTATCAATCTCGGGGGCAATGTGCTTTGCATCGGGGAAAAAGCGAAGGGAAAGCCCTTCCAAATTGCGATTCGGAAGCCTGAGGAGCACTCGAACGAGGTCGTCAAGATTTTGGATATTGACGGACTCTCCGTCGTTTCATCCGGCGTTTATGAGCGCTTTTTCGACCTTGACGGCGTACACTATCATCATATTCTTAATCCGCGCACCGGCTATCCGTATCAGAACGGTCTGGTCTCCGTGACCATTGTGGGCCCGAGCTCCGCGGAATGTGACGCACTTTCGACTGCGGTATTTTCGCTCGGAAGAGAAGAGGGTATGGCCCTGCTCGAAAAGACCGAGGGCTATTACGGCTATATAATTTTGGAAGACGGAAGCATACTTGCGTCCGCAGGGGCACAGCCCGGGAAAAATCCGTAA
- the serS gene encoding serine--tRNA ligase yields MIDIRFLRENPEAVKENIRKKFQEQKLPLVDEVIALDEESRKTQAEADQLRSDRNKISKSIGALMGQGKKEEAEAAKQEVAAINARLSELEPREAEIAARIRDIMLTIPQMMDPSVPIGKDDSCNVEVQRYGEPVVPDFEIPYHTEIMERLNGIDLEAAGKVAGNGFYYLLGDVARLHSAVLSYARDFMIDRGFTYVIPPYMIHSDVVTGVMSFPEMDAMMYKIEGEDLYLIGTSEHSMIGRFIDSLNEEEKLPYTLTSFSPCFRKEKGAHGIEERGVYRIHQFEKQEMIVICKPEESMHWYEKLWQNTVDFFRSLDIPVRTLECCSGDLADLKVKSCDVEAWSPRQKKYFEVGSCSNLGDAQARRLRIRVKGADGKKYLAHTLNNTCVAPPRMLIAFLENNLQADGSVRIPEALRPYMGGKSELRA; encoded by the coding sequence ATGATAGATATTCGGTTCCTGCGGGAAAATCCGGAGGCAGTGAAGGAGAACATTCGAAAGAAGTTTCAGGAGCAAAAGCTCCCGCTGGTCGATGAGGTAATTGCGCTCGACGAAGAGAGTCGCAAGACACAGGCGGAGGCGGATCAGCTTCGCAGCGACCGAAATAAAATCTCGAAAAGCATAGGCGCTCTGATGGGGCAGGGAAAGAAGGAAGAGGCAGAGGCGGCAAAACAGGAAGTGGCCGCAATCAATGCGCGCCTCTCGGAGCTTGAGCCCAGAGAGGCAGAGATCGCGGCGCGAATCCGTGATATTATGCTCACCATTCCGCAGATGATGGATCCCTCCGTGCCGATCGGCAAGGACGATTCCTGCAACGTGGAAGTGCAGCGCTACGGCGAGCCTGTGGTTCCGGACTTTGAGATTCCTTACCACACCGAGATTATGGAGCGTTTAAACGGCATTGACTTAGAGGCAGCCGGCAAGGTTGCGGGCAACGGTTTCTACTACCTGCTCGGCGATGTCGCGAGACTGCACTCTGCGGTGCTGAGCTACGCGCGCGACTTTATGATCGATCGCGGATTCACCTATGTAATTCCGCCCTACATGATTCACTCCGATGTCGTGACCGGCGTGATGAGCTTTCCCGAGATGGATGCAATGATGTATAAAATCGAGGGTGAGGATCTCTACCTGATCGGCACCAGCGAGCACTCCATGATAGGCCGCTTCATTGACAGCCTGAACGAGGAGGAAAAGCTCCCCTATACGCTGACCTCTTTCTCCCCCTGCTTCCGCAAGGAGAAGGGCGCACACGGCATTGAAGAGCGCGGTGTGTACCGCATTCACCAGTTCGAGAAGCAGGAGATGATTGTCATCTGCAAGCCGGAGGAGTCGATGCATTGGTACGAGAAGCTCTGGCAGAACACGGTGGATTTCTTCCGGAGCCTGGATATTCCGGTCAGAACGCTTGAGTGCTGCTCCGGCGATCTCGCGGACTTAAAGGTTAAGAGCTGCGATGTCGAGGCGTGGAGCCCGCGCCAGAAGAAGTACTTTGAGGTGGGCAGCTGCTCAAATCTCGGCGATGCGCAGGCGCGCCGTCTCCGCATCCGTGTGAAGGGCGCGGACGGCAAGAAGTACCTCGCACATACCCTGAACAATACCTGCGTCGCACCGCCGCGCATGCTGATTGCCTTCCTTGAGAACAATTTGCAGGCGGACGGATCGGTTCGCATTCCCGAAGCACTTCGTCCCTACATGGGCGGCAAGTCTGAGCTGAGAGCTTGA
- a CDS encoding IMP dehydrogenase: protein MAYYFEEPSRTFGEYLLVPGYSSAQCVPTAVSLKTPLVRFRKGEEQCPLEMNIPMVSAIMQSVSGDKLAIALARQGGVSFIYGSQSVEEEADMVRRVKQYKKGFVTSDSNLPPTATLADVLELKNETGHSTVAITDDGTAHGKLLGIVASRDYRLSRMSMDMSVKEFMTPLERLVTAPSTTSLHDCNDIIWDNKINSLPLIDDEGRLQYMVFRKDYDSHKENVNELLDENKSYIVGAGINTRDYETRVPALVEAGVDVLCIDSSEGYSEWQERTISWIRAKYGDRVKVGAGNVVDREGFLFLAKAGADFVKIGIGGGSICITRETKGIGRGQATSVIEVAKARDDYFRQTGIYVPICSDGGIVHDYHITLALAMGADFVMLGRYFARFDESPTAKLRINGNYVKEYWGEGSNRARNWQRYDLGGAQKLTFEEGVDSYVPYAGTLAEGVQTTLYKVRSTMCNCGALSIAELQEKARLTVVSSTSIVEGGSHDVILRNNNQTN, encoded by the coding sequence ATGGCGTACTATTTTGAGGAACCGTCGAGAACATTCGGAGAGTATCTTCTGGTTCCGGGATACAGTTCCGCGCAGTGTGTTCCGACTGCGGTAAGTCTTAAGACCCCGCTGGTGCGTTTCCGCAAGGGCGAGGAGCAGTGCCCGCTCGAGATGAACATTCCGATGGTCTCTGCAATCATGCAGTCTGTCTCCGGCGATAAGTTGGCCATTGCGCTCGCAAGACAGGGCGGTGTCTCCTTTATCTACGGCTCCCAGAGCGTTGAGGAGGAGGCAGACATGGTGCGCCGTGTCAAGCAGTACAAGAAGGGCTTTGTGACTTCGGATTCGAACCTCCCGCCGACCGCTACGCTCGCGGATGTGCTCGAGCTGAAGAATGAGACCGGACACTCGACGGTCGCAATCACGGATGACGGCACTGCGCACGGCAAGCTGCTCGGCATTGTCGCGAGCCGCGATTATCGCCTCTCCCGTATGTCCATGGATATGAGCGTCAAGGAGTTCATGACACCGCTTGAGCGCCTTGTCACGGCACCGAGCACTACGAGCCTCCACGATTGCAACGACATCATCTGGGACAACAAGATCAACTCCCTGCCGCTCATCGACGACGAGGGCAGACTACAGTACATGGTGTTCCGCAAGGACTACGACAGCCACAAGGAGAATGTGAACGAGCTCCTCGACGAGAACAAGTCTTATATTGTCGGGGCCGGTATCAACACGAGAGACTATGAGACCCGCGTTCCGGCTTTGGTCGAGGCAGGCGTCGATGTGCTCTGCATCGACTCCTCCGAAGGCTATTCGGAATGGCAGGAGAGAACCATCTCCTGGATACGCGCTAAGTACGGAGACCGCGTCAAAGTCGGTGCCGGCAACGTCGTGGATCGCGAAGGTTTTCTTTTCCTCGCAAAGGCAGGTGCGGATTTCGTGAAGATCGGAATCGGAGGCGGCTCCATCTGCATCACCCGCGAGACCAAGGGCATCGGCAGAGGTCAGGCGACCTCCGTCATTGAGGTCGCAAAGGCGAGAGATGACTACTTCCGTCAGACCGGCATCTACGTTCCGATTTGCTCGGACGGCGGCATTGTCCACGACTACCACATCACCCTCGCGCTTGCGATGGGTGCAGACTTCGTGATGTTGGGCCGTTATTTTGCCCGTTTTGATGAGAGTCCCACGGCTAAGCTCCGCATCAACGGCAATTATGTCAAGGAGTACTGGGGCGAGGGTTCCAACCGCGCGCGGAACTGGCAGCGCTATGACCTCGGCGGTGCGCAGAAGCTCACCTTCGAGGAAGGCGTCGACAGCTATGTGCCCTATGCGGGTACACTTGCGGAGGGTGTGCAGACCACGCTCTATAAGGTGCGTTCCACCATGTGCAACTGCGGCGCACTCTCGATTGCCGAATTGCAGGAGAAAGCAAGACTTACCGTGGTCTCTTCGACCTCGATTGTCGAGGGCGGAAGCCACGACGTGATTCTCAGAAACAATAACCAGACCAATTGA
- a CDS encoding COG2426 family protein: MDHAVSWFATTFGNKISAEAVTFIVSLLPILECRGGLLLASMLKVNLLKAIPLVILGNILPIPFVLLFMRHILNFMRRFSFSRPLVEWLEKRAQNKSASLKRGEFWGLLLFVGIPLPGTGGWTGALVASLMEMDFKKAMLAISLGVLLATFIMSVVSYGLLGLLFH; this comes from the coding sequence ATGGATCATGCCGTAAGCTGGTTTGCGACGACCTTCGGCAATAAAATTTCGGCGGAGGCGGTGACCTTCATTGTCTCGCTGCTGCCCATACTGGAGTGCAGGGGCGGCTTGTTACTTGCGTCCATGCTCAAGGTGAATCTCTTAAAGGCAATACCGCTGGTCATTCTCGGGAACATACTCCCGATACCCTTTGTACTGCTTTTTATGCGGCATATTTTGAATTTTATGCGCCGTTTTTCGTTTTCGCGTCCCCTGGTCGAGTGGCTTGAAAAACGCGCGCAGAATAAATCCGCGAGTTTAAAACGCGGCGAGTTCTGGGGTCTCCTGCTGTTTGTGGGAATTCCGCTTCCGGGAACCGGCGGTTGGACAGGCGCACTTGTCGCCAGTTTAATGGAAATGGACTTTAAAAAGGCGATGCTTGCGATTTCGCTCGGCGTACTCCTGGCCACCTTTATCATGTCCGTTGTTTCTTACGGCTTGTTGGGACTTTTGTTTCACTGA
- a CDS encoding thiamine diphosphokinase produces the protein MIASTHVDSVFAERVIAHLSQNNGMPYMVAADGGLTTFNALGIAPRLLVGDFDTVRPELLERYVSRDDIEVLRHNPVKDDSDLALAVEAVAEKGYTEIYVLGALGGRCDHSLANMRLCYAWKKKGVSLFLLDPQNRIRCVLASEGKFLLEKSEQWGTYLAFFPIGGAVNIHALSGVRYPLRDFCLCDNTAPTLTVSNEITAERAELELSGDPVSGLLIMETCDREESKWIMP, from the coding sequence TTGATTGCGAGCACACATGTGGACTCCGTCTTTGCGGAGCGTGTGATTGCTCATTTAAGCCAAAACAACGGGATGCCGTATATGGTCGCTGCGGACGGAGGCCTTACGACCTTTAACGCCCTCGGAATCGCCCCCCGGCTCTTGGTCGGAGATTTTGACACCGTAAGACCCGAGCTCTTGGAACGCTATGTAAGTCGGGACGATATTGAGGTACTGCGGCACAATCCGGTCAAGGATGACTCCGACCTCGCGCTTGCGGTCGAGGCGGTCGCAGAGAAGGGTTATACGGAAATTTATGTTTTGGGGGCGCTCGGCGGTCGCTGCGATCACAGCCTTGCCAATATGCGCCTCTGTTATGCGTGGAAGAAAAAGGGCGTTTCGCTCTTTTTGCTCGATCCGCAAAATCGCATTCGCTGCGTGCTCGCAAGTGAAGGAAAGTTTTTGCTTGAAAAAAGCGAGCAGTGGGGAACCTATCTCGCTTTTTTCCCAATCGGCGGCGCGGTCAATATCCATGCGTTGAGCGGTGTGCGCTATCCGCTCCGGGATTTTTGTCTTTGCGATAACACGGCGCCGACGCTCACCGTCAGCAATGAAATCACGGCGGAGCGCGCGGAATTGGAACTTTCGGGAGATCCTGTGTCGGGACTCCTTATCATGGAAACCTGTGACAGAGAGGAGTCAAAATGGATCATGCCGTAA